The following coding sequences lie in one Oncorhynchus nerka isolate Pitt River linkage group LG14, Oner_Uvic_2.0, whole genome shotgun sequence genomic window:
- the LOC115142210 gene encoding galactose-3-O-sulfotransferase 2-like isoform X2 yields the protein MPPSARKSTKERELFSLTSSLPCASWLKVLLCSPLRYLWMVLMALTVLCVAVQILGVVWQSRNDKMLSKKLLNVRFTIEIQGTLPTEQRDWRNLRSSHAPVVEEEVRSQEEGAPKQSAKENQKVAEHQDGRDEPGVERRLQVHHQHLKLSNTFNKVKDSRKEERGKVLAVKAALPKVTLGDDELHLGVPGSVVLQLGHPAIRVVSTLSHKPFQVPLTNQLKSRNSLAPLGTNSVVAGVISEVKPGIATSTCRPKNHIVFLKTHKTASSTILNILYRYGDSRNLTFALPLNMHSQLFYPFFFASHFVEGVRNRSVKKFHIMCNHMRFRPPEVRKVMPQDTFYFSILKNPVAMMESIFIYYKSIPAFRKARSLDDFLDNGWRSYNTSLPNNHYARNILTFDFGFDNNVATETPGDLETRAATAIGAIEEDFHLILISEYFDESMILLKRALCWSLDDIVSFKLNSRSERARNMLSPHTADKIRAWNALDWRLYLHFNATFWRRVDTTVGREEMRREVTRLQEQRAKLAKTCLKDGGAVDPSQVQDAGLKPFQYGAAIIQGYNLNPGLDGPTKTHCQNLITPELQYTDTLYTKQFPELATRQRQAAKLVASQRQLGPAKFLFFSPSWFWSVLTLSPPA from the exons GTGGCTGAAGGTACTGCTGTGTAGCCCCCTACGCTATCTATGGATGGTCCTCATGGCCCTCACTGTGCTCTGTGTGGCCGTCCAGATCCTAGGAGTCGTCTGgcagtccag GAACGATAAGATGTTGAGCAAGAAGCTCCTGAATGTGCGGTTTACCATCGAGATCCAGGGAACGCTCCCAACTGAGCAGAGGGACTGGAGAAACTTGCGCTCTTCGCATGCCCCTGTCGTAGAAGAGGAAGTGAGGTCACAGGAGGAAGGAGCTCCTAAACAATCGGCCAAAGAGAACCAGAAGGTAGCAGAACATCAAGATGGCAGAGATGAgccaggagtggagaggagactcCAGGTGCATCACCAACATTTAAAGCTCTCAAACACTTTCAATAAGGTCAAAGACTCCAGGAAAGAGGAAAGGGGTAAAGTTTTAGCAGTAAAGGCAGCCCTGCCCAAAGTCACGTTGGGTGATGATGAGTTGCATTTGGGGGTTCCCGGGTCTGTGGTTCTCCAGCTAGGCCACCCAGCTATCAGAGTGGTATCTACCCTGTCTCACAAACCGTTCCAGGTCCCCTTAACCAATCAGCTGAAGAGTAGAAACAGCCTTGCCCCTCTAGGCACCAACTCTGTAGTTGCCGGGGTGATAAGCGAAGTGAAACCGGGGATTGCCACCTCCACCTGTCGGCCGAAGAACCACATCGTCTTTCTAAAGACGCACAAAACGGCCAGCAGCACCATCTTGAACATCTTGTATCGCTATGGCGACAGCCGCAATCTGACCTTCGCCCTTCCACTGAACATGCACAGCCAGCTGTTCTATCCCTTCTTCTTCGCCTCACACTTTGTGGAGGGAGTTAGGAACCGCAGTGTCAAAAAGTTCCACATCATGTGCAACCACATGAGGTTCAGACCACCAGAG GTGAGGAAGGTGATGCCCCAGGACACATTCTACTTCTCCATCCTGAAGAACCCTGTTGCCATGATGGAGTCCATCTTCATCTACTACAAGAGCATTCCCGCCTTCCGCAAGGCCCGCAGCCTGGACGACTTCCTCGACAACGGTTGGCGTAGTTACAACACGTCCCTGCCCAACAACCACTACGCCCGTAACATCCTGACCTTTGACTTTGGCTTCGACAACAACGTCGCCACAGAGACGCCCGGAGACCTAGAGACACGGGCCGCCACAGCCATTGGCGCCATCGAGGAGGACTTCCACCTTATCCTCATCTCAGAGTACTTTGACGAATCCATGATCCTGCTCAAGCGTGCCCTCTGCTGGTCTCTGGACGACATCGTCTCCTTCAAGTTGAACAGCCGGAGCGAGCGCGCACGGAACATGCTCTCCCCGCACACCGCTGACAAGATCAGAGCCTGGAACGCCCTTGACTGGCGGCTCTACCTGCACTTTAACGCCACCTTCTGGCGACGCGTGGACACTACTGTGGGGCGTGAGGAGATGAGGCGGGAGGTGACTCGGCTGCAGGAGCAACGTGCCAAACTAGCCAAAACCTGCCTGAAGGATGGTGGTGCAGTGGACCCATCGCAGGTACAGGATGCAGGGCTGAAGCCCTTCCAGTATGGAGCGGCCATCATCCAGGGCTACAACCTGAACCCTGGGCTGGACGGGCCTACCAAAACACACTGTCAGAACCTGATCACTCCAGAGCTGCAGTACACAGACACTCTCTACACCAAGCAGTTCCCGGAGCTTGCCACTAGGCAGAGACAGGCCGCCAAACTGGTCGCCTCACAACGTCAGCTTGGTCCAGCCAAG TTTCTCTTTttctcaccctcctggttttggtctgtcctgactctgagcccacctgcctga
- the LOC115142210 gene encoding galactose-3-O-sulfotransferase 2-like isoform X1, translating to MPPSARKSTKERELFSLTSSLPCASWLKVLLCSPLRYLWMVLMALTVLCVAVQILGVVWQSRNDKMLSKKLLNVRFTIEIQGTLPTEQRDWRNLRSSHAPVVEEEVRSQEEGAPKQSAKENQKVAEHQDGRDEPGVERRLQVHHQHLKLSNTFNKVKDSRKEERGKVLAVKAALPKVTLGDDELHLGVPGSVVLQLGHPAIRVVSTLSHKPFQVPLTNQLKSRNSLAPLGTNSVVAGVISEVKPGIATSTCRPKNHIVFLKTHKTASSTILNILYRYGDSRNLTFALPLNMHSQLFYPFFFASHFVEGVRNRSVKKFHIMCNHMRFRPPEVRKVMPQDTFYFSILKNPVAMMESIFIYYKSIPAFRKARSLDDFLDNGWRSYNTSLPNNHYARNILTFDFGFDNNVATETPGDLETRAATAIGAIEEDFHLILISEYFDESMILLKRALCWSLDDIVSFKLNSRSERARNMLSPHTADKIRAWNALDWRLYLHFNATFWRRVDTTVGREEMRREVTRLQEQRAKLAKTCLKDGGAVDPSQVQDAGLKPFQYGAAIIQGYNLNPGLDGPTKTHCQNLITPELQYTDTLYTKQFPELATRQRQAAKLVASQRQLGPAKVSPNKAAMAGPVRVREARHSRTVKSGPRNPNAQNQNDPCPTVLSKITADRSDRNMP from the exons GTGGCTGAAGGTACTGCTGTGTAGCCCCCTACGCTATCTATGGATGGTCCTCATGGCCCTCACTGTGCTCTGTGTGGCCGTCCAGATCCTAGGAGTCGTCTGgcagtccag GAACGATAAGATGTTGAGCAAGAAGCTCCTGAATGTGCGGTTTACCATCGAGATCCAGGGAACGCTCCCAACTGAGCAGAGGGACTGGAGAAACTTGCGCTCTTCGCATGCCCCTGTCGTAGAAGAGGAAGTGAGGTCACAGGAGGAAGGAGCTCCTAAACAATCGGCCAAAGAGAACCAGAAGGTAGCAGAACATCAAGATGGCAGAGATGAgccaggagtggagaggagactcCAGGTGCATCACCAACATTTAAAGCTCTCAAACACTTTCAATAAGGTCAAAGACTCCAGGAAAGAGGAAAGGGGTAAAGTTTTAGCAGTAAAGGCAGCCCTGCCCAAAGTCACGTTGGGTGATGATGAGTTGCATTTGGGGGTTCCCGGGTCTGTGGTTCTCCAGCTAGGCCACCCAGCTATCAGAGTGGTATCTACCCTGTCTCACAAACCGTTCCAGGTCCCCTTAACCAATCAGCTGAAGAGTAGAAACAGCCTTGCCCCTCTAGGCACCAACTCTGTAGTTGCCGGGGTGATAAGCGAAGTGAAACCGGGGATTGCCACCTCCACCTGTCGGCCGAAGAACCACATCGTCTTTCTAAAGACGCACAAAACGGCCAGCAGCACCATCTTGAACATCTTGTATCGCTATGGCGACAGCCGCAATCTGACCTTCGCCCTTCCACTGAACATGCACAGCCAGCTGTTCTATCCCTTCTTCTTCGCCTCACACTTTGTGGAGGGAGTTAGGAACCGCAGTGTCAAAAAGTTCCACATCATGTGCAACCACATGAGGTTCAGACCACCAGAG GTGAGGAAGGTGATGCCCCAGGACACATTCTACTTCTCCATCCTGAAGAACCCTGTTGCCATGATGGAGTCCATCTTCATCTACTACAAGAGCATTCCCGCCTTCCGCAAGGCCCGCAGCCTGGACGACTTCCTCGACAACGGTTGGCGTAGTTACAACACGTCCCTGCCCAACAACCACTACGCCCGTAACATCCTGACCTTTGACTTTGGCTTCGACAACAACGTCGCCACAGAGACGCCCGGAGACCTAGAGACACGGGCCGCCACAGCCATTGGCGCCATCGAGGAGGACTTCCACCTTATCCTCATCTCAGAGTACTTTGACGAATCCATGATCCTGCTCAAGCGTGCCCTCTGCTGGTCTCTGGACGACATCGTCTCCTTCAAGTTGAACAGCCGGAGCGAGCGCGCACGGAACATGCTCTCCCCGCACACCGCTGACAAGATCAGAGCCTGGAACGCCCTTGACTGGCGGCTCTACCTGCACTTTAACGCCACCTTCTGGCGACGCGTGGACACTACTGTGGGGCGTGAGGAGATGAGGCGGGAGGTGACTCGGCTGCAGGAGCAACGTGCCAAACTAGCCAAAACCTGCCTGAAGGATGGTGGTGCAGTGGACCCATCGCAGGTACAGGATGCAGGGCTGAAGCCCTTCCAGTATGGAGCGGCCATCATCCAGGGCTACAACCTGAACCCTGGGCTGGACGGGCCTACCAAAACACACTGTCAGAACCTGATCACTCCAGAGCTGCAGTACACAGACACTCTCTACACCAAGCAGTTCCCGGAGCTTGCCACTAGGCAGAGACAGGCCGCCAAACTGGTCGCCTCACAACGTCAGCTTGGTCCAGCCAAGGTCAGCCCAAACAAAGCAGCCATGGCTGGGCCGGTGAGGGTGAGGGAGGCCCGACACAGTAGGACAGTCAAGAGTGGACCCAGAAACCCTAATGCCCAGAACCAAAATGACCCCTGCCCAACTGTCCTGTCTAAAATCACTGCAGATAGAAGTGACAGAAACATGCCTTGA